In a genomic window of Emcibacter sp. SYSU 3D8:
- a CDS encoding O-antigen ligase family protein: protein MDIKVVNAGGNKMSARPTLVPSELPSQLARPSMKYKEVSRRSLEGALPIATCLFLPLVQIKDLFYIYDIVTVYSIYKLGFPSVPYRGRSIGNSVRLLAIAVLLATLSSLVRTGFELRSIMYCAQYLLALIYFYCLFSNIAAGRLDGSLLAAWVIKGAVLAGAFGILHFVLLTVAPSAGNALYRGYLSLAGFSDRFYQLRYVAGVENTGVIRALGTWDVSTTFGGMMVLASAWLLYAKHITKSVRYSAFILLSFAVLASGSRHAWVIGLIVLFALVEGSRRYKLFVASCFVGGLALWVFLSATPDDLGGTSFSNQIYNRFERTVSSGLEDSSIQLRYVDGTSNFLLYIMKDPSVLVFGFGLNTDKIWFQSMDIAAFASERIDNYNWGFVSNGWLLILRNMGILGFVGLLGLFLSIRRLGRSAVDVPLLIAALLILSDNYAIQVARCFFMILAFLAVIAGDALFRLQNRKRVYPESSTHSPRSMGNSSVTKQEKRRLDRRS, encoded by the coding sequence TTGGATATAAAAGTAGTTAATGCAGGTGGTAATAAGATGTCCGCGCGCCCCACTTTGGTCCCGTCGGAATTGCCCAGCCAATTAGCGCGGCCGTCTATGAAGTATAAAGAGGTCTCACGCCGTTCATTGGAAGGTGCGTTGCCCATTGCAACCTGTCTATTTTTGCCCTTGGTACAGATTAAAGATTTATTTTATATTTATGATATTGTAACAGTATACAGTATTTATAAGCTTGGATTTCCCTCGGTGCCTTACAGAGGTCGATCAATAGGAAACTCCGTAAGGCTCCTGGCCATCGCCGTATTGCTGGCAACCCTTTCGAGTCTCGTCCGCACTGGCTTTGAACTCCGGTCGATTATGTACTGTGCTCAGTATCTACTGGCGCTAATTTACTTCTACTGCCTATTCTCCAATATAGCTGCAGGCCGTTTGGATGGCAGTTTGCTTGCGGCATGGGTGATCAAGGGAGCGGTTCTTGCGGGCGCATTTGGAATCCTGCACTTTGTGCTCCTTACGGTAGCACCATCCGCAGGTAACGCCCTATATAGGGGTTACCTCAGCCTTGCCGGATTTTCCGACCGCTTCTACCAGCTACGTTATGTTGCCGGAGTGGAGAATACGGGCGTTATTCGCGCGTTGGGTACATGGGATGTCTCAACAACCTTTGGTGGTATGATGGTGCTGGCGAGTGCGTGGTTATTATATGCAAAGCACATCACCAAGAGTGTACGTTATTCGGCTTTCATCCTTCTAAGCTTCGCTGTACTCGCATCAGGATCTCGGCATGCTTGGGTGATTGGATTGATCGTGTTATTTGCGCTTGTCGAAGGAAGCCGGAGGTACAAATTATTCGTGGCATCATGTTTTGTGGGGGGGCTTGCCCTATGGGTGTTTCTTTCGGCGACGCCCGATGATCTTGGGGGCACCTCTTTCTCCAATCAAATTTACAACCGATTTGAGCGCACGGTATCCAGTGGGTTAGAAGATAGCTCAATTCAGTTGCGCTATGTAGATGGTACTTCAAATTTCCTGCTGTACATAATGAAAGATCCGAGCGTTCTGGTATTTGGATTTGGTTTGAATACAGATAAAATCTGGTTCCAATCAATGGATATAGCAGCGTTTGCGTCTGAGAGGATTGACAATTACAATTGGGGATTTGTATCAAATGGATGGTTGCTGATATTGAGAAACATGGGAATATTAGGTTTTGTGGGCTTATTAGGTCTATTTTTGAGTATTAGACGACTTGGCCGTTCAGCGGTTGATGTGCCTCTATTGATTGCGGCACTTTTGATATTGTCGGACAATTATGCGATCCAGGTTGCACGCTGCTTTTTTATGATATTGGCGTTTCTAGCTGTAATTGCTGGTGACGCGCTTTTCCGGCTGCAGAACCGAAAGAGAGTATATCCGGAATCATCAACGCACTCGCCTAGGTCAATGGGCAATAGTTCTGTCACCAAGCAAGAAAAACGTCGTTTGGATAGAAGAAGCTAG
- a CDS encoding glycosyltransferase family 2 protein, translating to MSVVVITKDEESDLPRFLENFLPIADEIVIIDDGSTDRTEEIARSAGPRVKFFSCRRTADEGFCDQRQKGVHFARGEWLLQVDCDMRLTPELEREIRTAIQSPNKIAYCYRLHQYFMNHPVRYGGFQYWNQPWLSRRSLTSWTQRVHERIHLDGPVSDIGQLQGRMAHLNDTDFAERLRKNYQYSHLEVERLLAKGETFPTYKVLFVPLWRFIRAYLLMRGFLDGRVGFIWALYQFTSNTTVYYLGWGRRHGGSRERNEALIRDAMERQPTSRKDGLPPLSALGPQ from the coding sequence TTGAGCGTTGTCGTCATCACGAAGGACGAGGAGAGTGATCTTCCTCGGTTTCTGGAAAACTTCCTCCCCATCGCTGATGAAATCGTCATCATCGATGACGGATCTACCGATCGGACCGAAGAAATCGCCCGCTCGGCCGGTCCAAGGGTGAAATTCTTTTCCTGTCGCCGCACTGCCGACGAGGGTTTTTGTGACCAGCGGCAAAAGGGCGTCCACTTCGCGCGGGGCGAATGGCTGCTGCAGGTCGATTGCGACATGCGGTTGACGCCAGAATTGGAGCGGGAGATTCGAACGGCGATCCAGTCGCCAAACAAGATCGCCTACTGCTATCGGCTGCATCAGTATTTCATGAACCACCCGGTTCGTTACGGCGGGTTCCAGTACTGGAATCAGCCCTGGCTGTCCCGGCGATCCCTGACGTCGTGGACACAGAGGGTGCATGAGCGGATCCATCTAGACGGACCTGTCAGCGACATTGGCCAGCTCCAGGGCAGGATGGCCCACCTCAACGACACGGATTTTGCAGAAAGACTACGGAAGAACTATCAATACTCCCATTTGGAGGTGGAACGACTACTTGCCAAGGGAGAGACATTTCCCACCTACAAGGTCCTGTTCGTCCCACTGTGGCGCTTCATCCGTGCCTATTTACTGATGCGTGGCTTCCTTGACGGCCGCGTCGGCTTCATCTGGGCGCTTTACCAGTTCACAAGCAATACGACGGTCTACTACCTGGGTTGGGGGCGCCGTCATGGCGGCTCACGCGAACGGAACGAAGCGCTGATCCGCGATGCGATGGAACGTCAGCCGACGTCGCGCAAGGATGGTCTCCCGCCATTGTCCGCACTGGGTCCCCAGTGA